A single Nicotiana tabacum cultivar K326 chromosome 5, ASM71507v2, whole genome shotgun sequence DNA region contains:
- the LOC142181079 gene encoding uncharacterized protein LOC142181079, with protein MRMHDFIMVEDSVLWDVIYDGPFVPTKNVGDLPLTMLKTRKEYTDADKNVVEKNFVPRKFAHEGTTQVKQSKIDMLTTEYELFRMKDDESIQDMHTRFTSIINELHSLGEIIPRNKLMRKTPP; from the exons ATGAGAATGCATGATTTCATCATGGTTGAAGACTCTGTGTTGTGGGATGTTATATATGATGGTCCTTTTGTCCCAACAAAGAATGTCGGAGATCTTCCATTGACGATGCTAAAGACCAGGAAAGAATACACCGATGCAGATAAGAATGTTGTGGAGAAAAATTTTGTGCCAAGAAAATTTG CACATGAGGGAACCACTCAAGTAAAGCAATCTAAGATTGATATGCTTACCACTGAGTATGAGCTCTTTCGGATGAAAGACGATGAATCTATCCAAGACatgcacacaagattcacttccatcataaatgagttacactcacttgGTGAAATCATTCCCAGGAACAAGCTCATGAGGAAAACTCCACCATAG